In Zea mays cultivar B73 chromosome 7, Zm-B73-REFERENCE-NAM-5.0, whole genome shotgun sequence, the following proteins share a genomic window:
- the LOC732792 gene encoding pentatricopeptide repeat-containing protein CRP1, chloroplastic, which yields MPASLLPPTFLPHHLRRLAPAGCTTSSVTSSSVSIPASRYDFEPLLAYLSSPSVSASLTSPSPPASVPAPEHRLAASYSAVPSHEWHALLRDLAASDASLPLAFALLPFLHRHRLCFPLDLLLSSLLHSLSVSGRLLPHSLLLSFPPSLSDPPSPLLLNSLLAASAAASRPAVALRLLSLLREHDFLPDLASYSHLLASLLNTRDPPDAALLERLLGDLRESRLEPDAPLFSDLISAFARAALPDAALELLASAQAIGLTPRSNAVTALISALGTAGRVAEAEALFLEFFLAGEIKPRTRAYNALLKGYVRIASLKNAEQVLDEMSQCGVAPDEATYSLLVDAYTRAGRWESARILLKEMEADGVKPSSYVFSRILAGFRDRGDWQKAFAVLREMQASGVRPDRHFYNVMIDTFGKYNCLGHAMDAFNKMREEGIEPDVVTWNTLIDAHCKGGRHDRAAELFEEMRESNCPPGTTTYNIMINLLGEQEHWEGVEAMLSEMKEQGLVPNIITYTTLVDVYGRSGRYKEAIDCIEAMKADGLKPSPTMYHALVNAYAQRGLADHALNVVKAMKADGLEVSILVLNSLINAFGEDRRVVEAFSVLQFMRENGLRPDVITYTTLMKALIRVEQFDKVPVIYEEMITSGCAPDRKARAMLRSGLKYIKHMRVA from the exons ATGCCCGCCTCACTCCTTCCTCCGACCTTCCTCCCCCACCACCTGCGCCGCCTCGCTCCCGCCGGTTGCACTACCTCTTCCGTCACCTCCTCCTCGGTCTCCATCCCAGCGAGCCGCTACGACTTCGAGCCCCTCTTGGCCTACCTCTCGTCCCCCTCCGTATCGGCCTCCCTCACCTCGCCATCCCCACCGGCATCCGTTCCGGCGCCCGAGCACCGCCTCGCCGCGTCTTACTCGGCTGTCCCGTCGCACGAGTGGCATGCGTTGCTGCGTGACCTCGCCGCTAGTGACGCGTCCCTGCCGCTGGCCTTCGCGTTGCTACctttcctccaccgccaccgtctCTGCTTCCCGCTCGACCTCCTCCTCTCGTCTCTTCTGCACTCGCTCTCCGTGTCCGGCCGCCTTCTCCCGCACTCCCTCCTTCTCTCCTTCCCGCCGTCGCTCTCCGACCCGCCGTCCCCACTGCTGCTCAACTCCCTCCTCGCTGCGTCCGCCGCGGCCTCGCGCCCCGCCGTGGCCCTCCGGTTGCTCTCGCTGCTCCGCGAGCACGATTTCCTCCCGGACCTCGCGTCCTACTCGCATCTCCTCGCTTCGCTGCTCAACACGCGGGACCCGCCCGACGCCGCACTGCTCGAGCGCCTCCTCGGTGACCTCAGGGAGTCGCGGCTCGAGCCCGATGCTCCGCTCTTCTCGGACCTCATCTCTGCTTTCGCGCGGGCGGCGCTCCCGGACGCTGCGCTGGAGCTCCTCGCCTCCGCGCAGGCCATTGGGCTCACGCCGCGGTCTAACGCGGTCACCGCTCTCATCTCCGCCCTAGGCACTGCAGGGCGCGTCGCCGAGGCGGAGGCGCTGTTCCTCGAGTTCTTCCTCGCTGGGGAGATCAAGCCGCGGACGCGTGCTTACAACGCGCTGCTCAAAGGTTATGTCAGGATTGCTTCGCTCAAGAACGCAGAGCAAGTTCTTGACGAAATGTCACAATGCGGAGTTGCGCCAGATGAGGCCACTTACAGCCTGCTTGTGGACGCGTACACAAGAGCTGGGAGGTGGGAAAGTGCGAGGATACTGCTGAAGGAGATGGAGGCCGATGGAGTTAAACCAAGCTCGTACGTGTTCAGTCGGATCCTTGCAGGATTCCGTGACAGGGGGGATTGGCAAAAAGCTTTTGCAGTGCTCCGAGAGATGCAAGCTAGTGGAGTAAGGCCAGATCGGCATTTCTACAACGTCATGATCGATACATTTGGGAAGTACAACTGCCTTGGGCATGCTATGGATGCCTTTAACAAAATGCGAGAAGAAGGGATTGAGCCGGATGTTGTCACATGGAATACTCTCATTGATGCACATTGTAAAGGAGGGCGGCATGACCGTGCTGCGGAGCTGTTTGAGGAGATGCGTGAAAGCAATTGCCCACCAGGCACAACCACATACAACATCATGATAAATTTACTCGGAGAGCAAGAACACTGGGAGGGTGTGGAAGCAATGCTATCAGAGATGAAGGAGCAGGGACTGGTACCCAACATTATCACATATACTACTCTCGTGGATGTGTATGGAAGGTCCGGTAGGTACAAGGAGGCAATTGATTGCATTGAAGCAATGAAAGCTGATGGTCTCAAGCCATCGCCTACTATGTACCATGCCTTAGTCAATGCATATGCTCAAAGG GGTTTAGCAGATCATGCGTTAAATGTGGTCAAGGCTATGAAAGCAGATGGCCTGGAGGTTAGCATCTTAGTGTTGAATTCGTTGATTAATGCTTTTGGTGAAGATAGAAGGGTTGTTGAAGCCTTCTCTGTGCTGCAGTTCATGAGGGAGAAT GGTTTGAGGCCTGACGTTATAACATACACGACATTGATGAAAGCTTTAATACGTGTTGAGCAGTTTGATAAG GTTCCTGTTATCTATGAAGAAATGATCACATCAGGATGTGCCCCTGATAGAAAAGCTAGAGCAATGCTGCGGTCAGGTTTGAAATACATAAAACACATGAGGGTTGCATAG